A single genomic interval of Desulfovibrio sp. harbors:
- a CDS encoding peptidase U32 family protein, protein MNDTPIMTDAPTPARPEILAPAGDTPSFLAALAAGADAIYLGLKHFSARMQAENFGLTELSRLTDLAHAESARVYVAMNTLVKPDEPAAAYRLISRLTTQARVDGLIVQDLAMIDLARQAGFSGELALSTLANVTHPGALVEAKKLGANRVILPRELSIDEIRLMGEACPEGLDLELFIHGALCYCVSGRCYWSSYMGGKSGLRGRCVQPCRRVYRQGGPAAQALVRNAEREEMDRARQEQSRMDIARKDRRGGSGRDSRDGRDGRDGRDSQFRSRNEATAFAQGRRSGRQASLRSPGRKEHSGRWFSCLDLSLDVLAKTLLDIPHLVSWKIEGRKKGPHYVYHVVTAYRMLRDNPGDPKARKTAEEILQMALGRPATRARFLPQKDNIPTSPEGQTSSGLMAGKIRIEQDGSVVLKPHLELLPQDYLRVGVEDERWHATLPVTRRIPKGGSLIIRLPKHKTPKAGTSVFLIDRREPELMRILKGWQARLDQLPGRQSKAVESSPRMPAPVKARPRPDMFVRSTIPQGKEMRGGKNQLQALWLSPRSADISRTMVSRICWWLPPVVWPGDEEALSRSVSRLWRDGARHFVCNEPWQRGMFPDALDEDADLLVGPFCNAANAAALGVLARMGFTGAFVSPELPREEMLALPKQSPLPLGAVISGFWPVGISRFGLLGVKPNEPFLSPMGEPFWARQYGGNIWIYPGWPMDLTAKRQEMAAAGYGFFAHMLENPPASLPEMKRESLFNWDGSLL, encoded by the coding sequence ATGAACGACACTCCCATCATGACTGACGCCCCCACTCCGGCCCGGCCCGAAATTCTCGCGCCCGCGGGCGACACTCCTTCCTTTTTGGCGGCCCTTGCCGCAGGGGCGGACGCCATCTATCTGGGCCTCAAGCATTTCTCGGCCAGAATGCAGGCTGAAAACTTCGGCCTGACCGAACTTTCGCGCCTCACGGACCTGGCCCATGCGGAAAGCGCACGCGTGTATGTGGCCATGAACACCCTGGTCAAGCCTGACGAGCCTGCCGCCGCCTACCGCCTTATCTCGCGCCTGACCACCCAGGCCCGCGTGGACGGGCTCATCGTGCAGGATCTCGCCATGATTGATCTGGCGCGTCAGGCTGGTTTTTCGGGCGAGCTGGCCCTTTCCACCCTGGCCAACGTCACGCATCCCGGCGCCCTTGTGGAAGCCAAAAAACTCGGGGCCAACCGCGTCATTCTGCCGCGCGAGCTTTCCATTGATGAAATCCGCCTCATGGGCGAGGCCTGCCCCGAGGGGCTTGACCTTGAACTCTTCATCCACGGCGCGCTGTGCTACTGCGTTTCCGGGCGCTGCTACTGGTCCAGTTATATGGGCGGCAAAAGCGGCCTGCGCGGGCGCTGCGTGCAGCCCTGCCGCAGGGTCTACCGCCAGGGCGGCCCCGCTGCCCAGGCGCTTGTCCGCAATGCGGAACGAGAGGAGATGGACCGCGCCCGTCAGGAACAGTCGCGCATGGATATTGCCCGCAAAGACCGCAGGGGCGGCTCCGGCCGTGACAGTCGCGATGGGCGTGACGGCCGTGACGGGCGCGACAGCCAGTTCCGCAGCCGCAACGAAGCCACAGCCTTTGCCCAGGGCCGCCGCTCCGGCAGGCAGGCATCGCTGCGCTCGCCGGGCCGCAAGGAACACAGTGGCCGCTGGTTCTCCTGTCTTGATCTTTCGCTGGACGTGCTGGCCAAAACCCTGCTGGACATCCCCCATCTTGTCTCCTGGAAAATTGAGGGCCGTAAAAAAGGCCCGCACTATGTCTATCATGTGGTGACGGCCTACCGCATGCTGCGTGACAATCCCGGCGACCCCAAGGCGCGCAAGACCGCCGAGGAAATTTTGCAGATGGCTCTGGGCCGCCCCGCCACGCGCGCGCGCTTTTTGCCGCAGAAGGACAATATCCCCACCTCTCCTGAAGGTCAGACCAGTTCCGGCCTTATGGCGGGCAAAATCCGCATTGAGCAGGACGGCAGCGTGGTGCTGAAACCGCACCTTGAACTGCTGCCGCAGGATTATTTGCGCGTGGGGGTTGAAGACGAACGCTGGCATGCCACCTTGCCCGTTACGCGGCGCATTCCCAAGGGCGGCAGCCTCATCATCCGTCTGCCCAAGCACAAAACGCCCAAGGCGGGTACGTCGGTATTTCTTATCGACAGGCGCGAGCCTGAACTGATGCGTATTCTCAAAGGCTGGCAGGCACGTCTTGACCAGCTTCCGGGCCGCCAGAGCAAGGCTGTGGAATCCAGCCCGCGCATGCCCGCGCCCGTGAAGGCAAGGCCCCGGCCAGACATGTTCGTTCGCTCCACCATTCCGCAGGGCAAGGAGATGCGCGGCGGCAAAAACCAGTTGCAGGCGCTCTGGTTGTCGCCCCGCAGCGCGGACATATCGCGCACAATGGTTTCGCGCATCTGCTGGTGGCTGCCGCCCGTGGTGTGGCCCGGCGATGAGGAAGCCTTGAGCCGCAGCGTCAGCCGCCTCTGGCGTGACGGCGCGCGGCACTTTGTCTGCAATGAGCCGTGGCAGCGCGGCATGTTTCCCGACGCTCTGGACGAGGACGCTGACCTGCTTGTTGGCCCCTTCTGCAATGCGGCCAATGCCGCTGCGCTGGGCGTATTGGCCCGTATGGGCTTTACCGGAGCCTTTGTCAGCCCGGAACTGCCCCGCGAGGAAATGCTCGCCCTGCCCAAGCAGAGTCCCCTGCCCCTTGGCGCGGTGATTTCCGGCTTCTGGCCCGTGGGCATCAGCCGCTTCGGCCTTCTGGGCGTCAAGCCCAATGAACCCTTTTTGAGCCCCATGGGCGAGCCTTTCTGGGCACGGCAGTATGGCGGCAATATCTGGATATATCCGGGCTGGCCCATGGACCTTACCGCCAAACGCCAGGAAATGGCTGCAGCCGGATACGGCTTCTTTGCCCATATGCTGGAGAATCCGCCAGCCAGCCTGCCCGAAATGAAGCGTGAAAGTCTCTTTAACTGGGACGGTTCGCTGCTGTAG
- a CDS encoding C-GCAxxG-C-C family protein translates to MCKKMDIDAVQNGFNTGIVCAQLVLSHFSERFGLPEKDALRVAACFGSGMGQADTCGCVTGALMAIGLAHGVAGPCSREQKQSLNARRDAFMAAFAAANGSIECRGVLGHDLTDPQQLAVIKEKKLFTTVCVPLICDTCTLLEEYL, encoded by the coding sequence TACGGGCATCGTTTGCGCCCAGCTGGTGCTGAGCCATTTTTCGGAACGCTTCGGCCTGCCGGAAAAAGACGCCCTGCGCGTGGCCGCCTGTTTTGGTTCGGGCATGGGGCAGGCAGACACCTGTGGCTGCGTCACCGGGGCGCTCATGGCTATCGGCCTTGCGCACGGCGTCGCCGGGCCATGCAGCCGTGAACAAAAGCAGAGCCTCAACGCCCGTCGCGACGCCTTTATGGCGGCCTTTGCCGCTGCCAACGGCAGCATCGAGTGCCGTGGCGTTCTGGGGCATGACCTTACCGATCCGCAACAGCTCGCCGTCATCAAGGAAAAAAAGCTGTTCACCACAGTATGCGTTCCCCTGATATGCGACACCTGCACACTGCTTGAAGAATATTTGTAG
- the trpS gene encoding tryptophan--tRNA ligase, which yields MSKELRTVSGMRPTGPLHLGHYFGVLKNWVELQYTEEAYFFVADWHALTSDYADPSNIRTNIREMVKDWVGAGLDPEKCVIFRQSEVKEHAELSLLLSMFTPVSWLERNPTYKEQQQQISNKDLGNAGFLCYPVLMAADILMYRPHGVPVGEDQLPHMEMTREIARRFNYLYGGELLPEPKAMLTPAAKCPGLDGRKMSKSYNNGIFLSDRMADIQEKVRGMFTDQARLRKSDPGNPDVCNLFPYHVLLSSPEEQADIRKGCTGATLGCVDCKKIFLKNLETFLTPLQERRSVLDANPARVDEILAHGNERARAFASQTMALVREKMGL from the coding sequence ATGAGCAAAGAACTGCGCACTGTTTCCGGCATGCGGCCCACCGGCCCCCTGCACCTTGGCCACTACTTCGGCGTGTTGAAGAACTGGGTGGAACTGCAATACACTGAAGAAGCTTATTTTTTTGTGGCCGACTGGCACGCCCTCACCAGCGATTACGCCGACCCGTCCAATATCCGCACGAACATCCGCGAGATGGTCAAGGACTGGGTGGGCGCTGGCCTTGATCCCGAAAAATGCGTTATCTTCCGTCAGTCCGAAGTGAAGGAACACGCGGAGCTCTCCCTGCTGCTCTCCATGTTCACGCCGGTGTCGTGGCTTGAGCGCAACCCCACCTACAAGGAACAGCAGCAGCAGATCAGCAACAAGGACCTCGGCAACGCGGGCTTTTTGTGCTATCCTGTGCTCATGGCGGCCGACATTCTCATGTACCGCCCCCACGGCGTGCCCGTGGGCGAAGACCAGTTGCCCCATATGGAAATGACGCGCGAGATTGCCCGCCGCTTCAACTATCTCTACGGCGGCGAGCTTCTGCCCGAACCCAAGGCCATGCTGACCCCCGCTGCCAAATGCCCCGGTCTTGACGGCCGCAAGATGTCCAAAAGCTACAACAACGGCATCTTCCTGTCCGACCGCATGGCGGACATTCAGGAAAAAGTGCGCGGCATGTTCACTGACCAGGCCCGCCTGCGCAAATCCGATCCGGGCAACCCCGATGTCTGTAACCTCTTCCCCTACCATGTGCTGCTGAGCAGCCCGGAGGAACAGGCCGACATTCGCAAGGGCTGCACAGGGGCCACCCTGGGCTGTGTGGACTGCAAAAAGATTTTTCTCAAGAACCTTGAAACCTTCCTCACGCCCCTTCAGGAACGCCGCTCCGTTCTGGACGCCAACCCGGCGCGGGTGGACGAGATCCTCGCGCACGGCAATGAACGCGCCCGCGCCTTTGCAAGCCAGACCATGGCCCTTGTGCGCGAGAAAATGGGGCTGTAA
- a CDS encoding site-2 protease family protein, with protein MFNLDISQALSTLSIAAVPALLGIILHEVAHGWVASRCGDPTARMMGRLTLNPLPHIDPTGLLVFGLTSLSGSFVFGWAKPVPVNPRYFRNPAKDMMLVALAGPLTNFILAGIFGVLLWLTLNVFPPVEWQHSSLYIFALKSMQAGVIINFGLGWLNLLPIPPLDGSKVVAYFLPLNAALRYLSIERFGFLILLGLLFTGLLGTVLGPLVGGSARGLLTLLGIL; from the coding sequence ATGTTCAATCTAGATATATCCCAAGCCCTGAGCACGCTGTCCATCGCGGCGGTACCCGCTCTTCTGGGCATTATTCTGCACGAAGTGGCCCACGGATGGGTGGCCTCGCGCTGTGGCGACCCCACGGCCCGCATGATGGGACGCCTGACCCTCAACCCCCTTCCGCACATCGACCCCACGGGACTGCTGGTCTTCGGCCTCACGAGCCTTTCCGGCTCCTTTGTCTTTGGCTGGGCCAAACCCGTGCCCGTCAATCCGCGCTATTTTCGCAATCCCGCCAAGGACATGATGCTGGTTGCCCTGGCCGGCCCGCTGACCAACTTTATCCTGGCGGGCATATTCGGCGTTCTGCTATGGCTGACCCTGAACGTTTTTCCGCCGGTGGAGTGGCAACACAGCAGCCTCTACATCTTTGCGCTCAAGTCCATGCAGGCAGGGGTCATCATCAATTTCGGCCTGGGCTGGCTTAATCTGCTGCCCATTCCTCCGCTGGACGGCAGCAAGGTTGTGGCCTATTTTCTTCCTTTAAACGCGGCGCTGCGCTATCTGAGCATCGAGCGCTTTGGTTTTCTCATTCTTTTGGGCCTGCTGTTCACCGGCCTGCTGGGCACGGTGCTGGGCCCGCTGGTGGGCGGCAGCGCCCGTGGTCTGCTGACCCTGCTTGGCATTCTGTAA
- a CDS encoding precorrin-8X methylmutase, with protein sequence MTHTTSVELDSACTPQDIESRSFAIIDQELPPPRPFEGPLWQVARRCIHTLGDTDILGDLRLSAAGLEAGVTALLRGCTVYTDTRMAAAGLPMRRLTPLGVTVTPIMALPGLDELARAKNTTRSRAGLESLAGQMSGHIMVIGNAPTALLGLLDVLDRGAPPPALIVGMPVGFVNAAQSKELLRRSPWPHFTLLGRKGGSAVAAACVNALADLALEQRGLGDVAKL encoded by the coding sequence ATGACGCACACTACTTCAGTGGAACTGGATTCCGCCTGCACCCCGCAGGATATTGAAAGCCGTTCCTTTGCCATCATCGATCAGGAACTGCCGCCGCCGCGCCCTTTTGAAGGCCCGCTCTGGCAGGTGGCCCGCCGCTGCATCCACACCCTTGGCGATACGGATATCCTGGGCGACCTCAGATTGAGCGCCGCAGGCCTTGAGGCTGGCGTGACTGCCCTTTTGCGCGGCTGCACGGTATACACCGACACGCGCATGGCCGCCGCCGGACTGCCCATGCGCCGCCTGACGCCTCTGGGTGTCACGGTCACGCCCATCATGGCCCTGCCGGGGCTGGACGAACTTGCCCGCGCCAAAAACACCACGCGCTCCCGCGCCGGGTTGGAATCCCTGGCCGGACAGATGAGCGGGCATATCATGGTTATCGGCAACGCCCCCACGGCCCTGCTGGGGCTGCTGGACGTGCTTGATAGGGGCGCGCCGCCCCCGGCCCTCATCGTGGGCATGCCCGTGGGTTTTGTGAACGCGGCGCAGTCCAAGGAACTGCTGCGCCGCAGCCCTTGGCCGCACTTTACCCTGCTGGGGCGCAAGGGCGGATCGGCCGTGGCGGCGGCCTGCGTGAACGCCTTGGCGGATCTGGCTCTGGAACAGCGCGGATTGGGAGACGTGGCGAAGCTGTAA
- a CDS encoding cobyrinate a,c-diamide synthase: MHNAQQRIPGIVIGGTGSNTGKTTVTLALLCALASRGLAVRAAKTGPDYIDAAFHAAITGQPAANLDAWMCRQAPATPAEKPFTGGKGLPKGLQTVFERMAASPSGTDRAPDLLLVEGAMGLYDGGHAGAGSTAHLAALLDLPILLVCSAAGLGQSVAALVEGYLRHKPQWLNAKSTPPRFLGIVCTHIGSQRHAQIIADALKPLEKSDNVPLLGLLPRQGAPELQSRHLGLVEAREALPALDRAALTNWLEDHCRLDALLKRAGVAGAPSRGTASGTTPSTASRAIAAPLADTPEAALTSRFFPPCQPGAATIRNSAIQADDQELHQDAASLFAPGLATIAATKARTTRGAPRPLIGMAWDAAFSFCYADLPALLTELGADVVPFSPLRDAAPPQGCTGLYFPGGYPELHAEELGANLPMLRRLRALAQKNLPIYGECGGYIYLMRSLRLEGQPELREYAMAGLLPLHCVLGKTRSALGYRAALALPGWPERAERLKTPVAGQTRSKPGSKPGSKPGSKPLWVRGHEFHYARENDGPLPPRCAPLWQLHDSKGVLLRQEGCRYGSVAGTWLHCYPEGSRTFWRAWLKTATPPRSS; encoded by the coding sequence ATGCATAACGCACAGCAGCGCATACCTGGCATCGTCATTGGCGGTACGGGCAGCAATACGGGCAAGACCACAGTCACTCTGGCCCTTCTGTGCGCCCTGGCCTCTCGCGGTCTTGCCGTACGCGCCGCCAAAACCGGGCCTGATTACATAGACGCCGCCTTTCACGCCGCTATAACGGGTCAGCCCGCCGCCAATCTGGATGCCTGGATGTGCCGTCAGGCTCCCGCGACCCCCGCCGAAAAACCCTTCACAGGCGGCAAAGGTCTGCCCAAGGGCCTGCAAACCGTATTCGAGCGCATGGCGGCAAGTCCCTCCGGCACAGACCGCGCCCCTGACCTGCTGCTGGTTGAAGGCGCCATGGGTCTGTACGACGGCGGGCACGCCGGGGCTGGCAGCACAGCCCATCTGGCGGCACTGCTAGATTTGCCCATCCTTCTGGTGTGCAGCGCTGCCGGACTTGGACAGTCCGTGGCCGCCCTGGTGGAAGGCTATCTGCGTCATAAACCCCAATGGCTCAACGCCAAAAGCACGCCACCGCGCTTTCTGGGCATTGTCTGCACCCATATAGGCAGCCAGCGCCATGCCCAAATCATTGCCGACGCCCTGAAACCGCTGGAAAAATCAGACAACGTCCCGCTGTTGGGCCTGCTGCCCCGCCAAGGCGCGCCCGAACTGCAATCACGACACCTCGGCCTTGTGGAGGCCCGCGAAGCCCTGCCCGCACTGGACAGGGCAGCGCTGACCAACTGGCTTGAAGACCATTGCCGCCTGGACGCCCTGCTCAAACGGGCCGGAGTTGCTGGCGCTCCATCCCGAGGGACGGCGAGTGGCACAACGCCCTCCACGGCAAGCCGGGCCATTGCAGCCCCCCTCGCGGACACGCCTGAGGCCGCCCTGACAAGCCGGTTTTTTCCGCCGTGCCAGCCGGGCGCAGCGACTATCCGCAACTCCGCAATACAGGCAGACGATCAAGAACTTCACCAGGATGCGGCAAGCCTGTTCGCCCCTGGCCTTGCCACGATTGCGGCCACAAAAGCGCGAACGACGCGGGGCGCGCCCCGTCCCCTCATCGGTATGGCCTGGGACGCTGCCTTCAGCTTCTGCTACGCCGATCTGCCTGCCCTGCTGACGGAACTTGGCGCGGACGTTGTGCCCTTTTCTCCCCTGCGCGATGCCGCGCCGCCGCAGGGATGCACCGGACTCTATTTTCCCGGCGGCTATCCTGAACTGCACGCCGAAGAGCTTGGGGCCAATCTGCCCATGCTGCGGCGCTTGCGGGCGCTGGCGCAGAAAAACCTGCCCATCTACGGCGAATGCGGCGGCTATATCTACCTCATGCGCTCTCTGCGTCTGGAGGGCCAGCCAGAACTGCGGGAATACGCCATGGCCGGGCTTTTGCCCCTGCACTGCGTTCTTGGCAAAACCAGATCGGCTCTGGGCTATCGTGCCGCCTTGGCCCTGCCCGGCTGGCCCGAACGCGCTGAACGCCTGAAAACACCTGTCGCAGGCCAGACCCGCTCCAAACCTGGCTCCAAACCTGGCTCCAAACCCGGCTCCAAACCCCTTTGGGTGCGCGGGCACGAATTCCACTATGCCCGTGAGAATGACGGGCCGCTGCCCCCGCGCTGCGCGCCCCTCTGGCAGCTGCACGACAGCAAGGGAGTTTTGTTGCGCCAGGAGGGTTGCCGCTACGGCTCAGTTGCCGGAACCTGGCTGCATTGCTACCCTGAGGGTTCACGCACCTTCTGGCGGGCCTGGCTTAAAACGGCCACGCCCCCACGCAGTTCCTGA
- a CDS encoding NAD-dependent epimerase, giving the protein MHVLVTGAAGFIGYHLTARLLAHGHSVVGIDNCNDYYDVQLKKDRLTQLAALPQAGNFRFELLDMADGPKMAALFAREGFSHVVNLAAQAGVRYSLINPESYLSANLVGFGHILEGCRQNKVGHLLFASSSSVYGLNTAQPYSVRHNVDHPVSLYAATKKSNELMAHAYSHLYGIPCTGLRFFTVYGPWGRPDMALHLFTTAIVRGEPIKVFNQGHMRRDFTYIDDIVEGVVRLLPLAPGPDPTFDPAAPDAATSSAPWRIYNIGNNHTVELNDFIATLEDALGMKARKEMLPMQPGDVQATWADINDLSALTGFSPATPLREGIARFVEWYKEYYNV; this is encoded by the coding sequence ATGCACGTTCTGGTTACTGGCGCGGCAGGATTCATCGGATATCATCTGACCGCGCGCCTGCTGGCCCACGGGCACAGCGTTGTGGGCATTGACAACTGCAATGATTACTATGACGTGCAGCTGAAAAAAGACCGTCTGACCCAACTGGCCGCCTTGCCACAGGCCGGGAACTTTCGTTTTGAGCTTCTCGATATGGCCGACGGGCCCAAGATGGCCGCGCTTTTTGCCCGCGAGGGCTTCAGCCATGTGGTAAACCTGGCCGCACAGGCGGGCGTGCGCTACAGTCTGATCAATCCTGAATCCTACCTGAGCGCCAACCTTGTGGGCTTTGGGCACATTCTCGAAGGCTGCCGTCAGAACAAGGTCGGGCACCTGCTCTTTGCCTCGTCATCCTCGGTCTACGGCCTCAACACGGCCCAGCCCTATTCCGTGCGGCACAATGTGGACCACCCCGTCAGCCTCTATGCCGCTACCAAGAAAAGCAACGAACTCATGGCGCATGCCTACAGCCATTTGTACGGCATCCCCTGCACCGGTCTGCGGTTTTTCACCGTCTACGGCCCCTGGGGGCGGCCCGACATGGCCCTGCACCTTTTTACCACAGCCATTGTGCGCGGTGAACCCATCAAGGTCTTCAACCAGGGACACATGCGGCGCGACTTCACCTATATTGACGACATAGTGGAAGGCGTTGTACGCCTGCTGCCTCTTGCCCCCGGCCCTGACCCGACCTTTGACCCCGCCGCCCCCGATGCGGCGACCAGTTCCGCGCCCTGGCGCATATACAACATCGGCAACAATCACACTGTGGAACTCAATGATTTCATCGCCACCCTTGAAGACGCCCTGGGCATGAAGGCGCGCAAGGAGATGCTGCCCATGCAGCCCGGCGACGTACAGGCCACCTGGGCCGACATAAACGACCTCTCCGCCCTGACCGGTTTTTCGCCCGCAACGCCCTTGCGTGAAGGCATAGCCCGTTTTGTGGAATGGTATAAAGAGTATTACAACGTATGA
- the ruvX gene encoding Holliday junction resolvase RuvX — protein sequence MKFVSVDYGLARTGLAVSDPDGRMAFPLATLRLQDYADRKLFLAALAEKIIETGAQGVVMGLPLTQDGEESLITRQVRNVTQRLKRRVPLPFFYMLEELSSEEAWADLREAGLKMRKRKAVLDQQAAVRILSSFLSLAPQERSPA from the coding sequence TTGAAGTTTGTGAGTGTGGACTACGGCCTGGCCCGCACGGGCCTGGCCGTGTCAGACCCTGACGGGCGCATGGCTTTTCCCCTGGCAACCCTGCGCCTGCAAGACTATGCCGACCGCAAGCTGTTTCTGGCCGCCCTGGCGGAAAAAATCATTGAAACCGGGGCACAAGGCGTGGTGATGGGGCTTCCCCTCACACAGGATGGGGAAGAAAGCCTGATCACCCGGCAGGTACGCAACGTAACCCAGCGCCTCAAGCGCCGCGTACCCCTGCCGTTCTTTTATATGCTTGAGGAGTTGAGCTCGGAAGAAGCCTGGGCGGATCTGCGCGAGGCTGGCCTGAAAATGCGCAAGCGCAAGGCCGTTCTCGACCAGCAGGCCGCCGTGCGTATTCTCTCGTCCTTTCTTTCCCTTGCCCCGCAAGAGCGGAGTCCCGCATGA
- the mltG gene encoding endolytic transglycosylase MltG has product MKTFLRLLGLLLLLALAGGGWLAYEAHTFLNTAPQSEGQEVLFDVTPGAHFAQVATALEQKGVITDARKFRLLARYKEWDSRLQAGRFALNSGWTPEKVLDMLVNGQPVLFRITVPEGLTWWQTGKLLEEAGLVRFDDFRKVIMDPDFLRHYGIPFATAEGFLMPDTYLLKKGDEPDMAQTRSVTGRLVDNFWRKAAPVWPNGTKPPVDQLKTWMILASVVEKETAIEAERPRVAGVYKNRLARDMILQADPTVIYGLGPNFDGNLRRAHLDDPNNLYNTYQRPGLPPGPICSFGMAALKAAIKPEQHDFLYFVAVTDGGEHVFSTNLADHNKAVRQYLQNRRKGQNR; this is encoded by the coding sequence ATGAAAACATTTCTTCGCCTGCTTGGACTGCTGTTGCTGCTGGCCCTTGCTGGCGGCGGCTGGCTTGCCTACGAGGCCCATACCTTTCTGAACACCGCCCCCCAAAGCGAAGGGCAGGAAGTGCTTTTTGACGTGACGCCCGGCGCGCATTTCGCCCAGGTGGCCACGGCCCTTGAGCAAAAGGGCGTTATTACCGATGCCCGCAAGTTCCGCCTGCTGGCCCGCTACAAGGAGTGGGACAGCCGCCTCCAGGCTGGCCGTTTTGCCCTCAATTCCGGCTGGACGCCAGAAAAGGTGCTGGACATGCTGGTCAATGGCCAGCCCGTGCTTTTTCGCATAACCGTGCCCGAGGGCCTCACCTGGTGGCAGACGGGCAAACTGCTGGAAGAAGCCGGCCTCGTGCGCTTTGACGACTTTCGCAAAGTGATCATGGACCCGGACTTTCTGCGCCACTACGGCATCCCCTTTGCCACGGCCGAGGGCTTTCTCATGCCCGACACCTATCTGCTGAAAAAAGGGGATGAGCCGGATATGGCCCAGACCCGCAGCGTGACAGGACGGCTGGTGGACAACTTCTGGCGCAAGGCCGCTCCCGTATGGCCCAACGGAACCAAGCCCCCCGTGGACCAACTGAAAACCTGGATGATCCTTGCCTCGGTGGTTGAAAAAGAAACCGCCATTGAAGCCGAGCGCCCCCGCGTGGCTGGCGTGTACAAGAACCGCCTCGCCCGTGACATGATCCTTCAGGCCGACCCCACCGTCATCTACGGCCTTGGCCCCAATTTTGACGGCAACCTGCGCCGCGCCCACCTGGATGATCCCAACAATCTGTACAATACCTACCAACGGCCCGGCCTGCCGCCGGGGCCCATCTGCTCCTTCGGCATGGCCGCCCTCAAGGCCGCCATCAAGCCGGAACAGCACGATTTTCTTTATTTTGTGGCTGTCACCGATGGCGGTGAACACGTTTTTTCAACCAACCTTGCGGACCATAACAAGGCCGTGCGCCAGTACCTGCAAAACCGGCGCAAAGGCCAGAACCGCTGA